A window of the Ostrea edulis chromosome 1, xbOstEdul1.1, whole genome shotgun sequence genome harbors these coding sequences:
- the LOC125678221 gene encoding EF-hand domain-containing protein D2-like: MAGNELAQKLNRRNEINEGGETAELPSMNVWNPYTEFKEFSRKQIQDFQKTFNKYDVSKDKFIDFTELKLMMEKIGAPQTHLSLKAMIKEVDEDHDDKIDFREFLLIFRKAHAGELEAGSGLMDLFENMTEIDVDKEGVKGAKNFFQAKIEQQTAGKKFEEEIRQEQEEKRKELEEKKERQKAFKEKANFFKQPAS; the protein is encoded by the exons ATGGCAGGCAATGAACTCGCTCAAAAACTAAACAGGCGAAATGAAATTAACGAAGGAGGTGAAACAGCTGAACTGCCATCTATGAATGTATGGAACCCTTACACCGAATTTAAAGAGTTTAGTCGAAAACAAATTCAGGATTTCCAGAAGACATTTAACAA GTATGATGTAAGTAAGGACAAGTTTATCGACTTCACTGAGctgaagttgatgatggagaaaatTGGAGCCCCTCAGACACATTTGTCATTGAAGGCCATGATAAAGGAAGTAGACGAAGACCATGATGACAAAATCGACTTCAGGGAA TTTCTGTTAATTTTTCGTAAAGCTCATGCTGGAGAATTAGAGGCAGGAAGTGGATTGATGGACCTGTTTGAGAACATGACTGAAATTGACGTTGACAAAGAGGGTGTTAAAGGTGCTAAGAACTTCTTCCAAGCTAAA ATAGAGCAACAGACAGCCGGTAAAAAGTTTGAGGAGGAAATCCGACAAGAACAAGAGGAAAAGAGAAAGGAATTAGAGGAAAAGAAAGAGCGACAAAAGGCATTTAAGGAAAAGGCCAACTTCTTCAAGCAACCTGCTAGTTAG